A genomic region of Nitrososphaerota archaeon contains the following coding sequences:
- a CDS encoding GTP-binding protein produces MFERTFKVVFLGDRGVGKTTLLYRISPAASGPEHIPFLKANILERDFTLSKYLFKLLFWEIEPTATREVINKIFADADAIVTLFDVCNLGTLDAAEKRYNLISFLRKQSRWLVGNKIDLAERRTVFESEATKLAERLNANYIEISAKTGDNVEKFLVSLLKDLLRARLEEIEVTLRV; encoded by the coding sequence ATGTTTGAGAGAACCTTTAAGGTAGTCTTCCTAGGCGATAGAGGGGTTGGAAAGACTACCCTCCTTTACAGAATTTCACCAGCGGCTTCTGGACCTGAGCACATCCCGTTTTTGAAAGCAAATATCTTGGAAAGGGATTTTACACTCTCAAAATACCTGTTTAAGCTACTCTTTTGGGAAATAGAACCCACAGCAACTAGAGAGGTTATCAACAAAATCTTCGCTGATGCGGATGCAATAGTTACACTATTTGATGTCTGTAACCTAGGAACCTTAGATGCGGCGGAGAAGCGGTATAATCTAATCAGCTTTTTGCGGAAACAATCTCGCTGGTTGGTTGGGAACAAGATTGATCTGGCTGAGCGCAGGACTGTTTTTGAAAGTGAGGCTACGAAGCTTGCTGAGAGATTGAACGCCAACTATATAGAGATCTCAGCTAAAACAGGCGACAATGTGGAAAAGTTTCTGGTATCGCTTCTCAAGGATCTGTTAAGAGCAAGGCTGGAGGAGATTGAAGTAACATTAAGGGTGTAG